A region from the Benincasa hispida cultivar B227 chromosome 8, ASM972705v1, whole genome shotgun sequence genome encodes:
- the LOC120084193 gene encoding uncharacterized protein LOC120084193: protein MDLKMKSMYFNSVWDIVDQPNGVRPIGCKWIYKRKRNADGKAQFVLGDKKVIALTHECNTLVNNSLPRKQKDPGSFTIPCSIGRLDVGHVLCDLGASINLMPLSIFKKLGIGEAQPTSVTLQLADRTIKYPEGNIEDVLVKVDNFIFLADFIILDCEADREVPIILRRPFLAIGKVLIDMHKGELTMRVDNQEVKFNVLNALKFPDNEDCQLNSIELPEEETHVCEVLALENLKESNPLSLSEQRTKPTHPSLEEPPELELKQLPSHLKYAFLGTNNTLPMIISANLTEPNDNLSCRC, encoded by the exons atggatctcaagatgaAGTCAATGTATTTCAACTCAGTTTGGGATATTGTAGATCAGcctaatggggtaagacctataggttgtaaatggatctataagcgcaAACGAAAtgccgatgggaag gctcagtttgttctgggtgaTAAGAAAGTAATCGCACTAACGCATGAGTGTAACACGTTAGTAAACAACAGTCTACCAAGGAAGCAGAAGGACCCTGGGAGCTTCACAATTCCTTGCTCGATAGGACGATTGGATGTAGGTCATGTGTTGTGTGATTTGGGAGCAAGCATTAATCTCATGCCACTCtcaatttttaagaaactgGGAATTGGCGAAGCACAACCCACTTCTGTTACTCTTCAGCTTGCTGACAGAACAATTAAATACCCAGAAGGAAATATTGAAGACGTTCTGGTAAAGGTTGATAACTTCATATTCCTAGCAGACTTTATTATCTTGGACTGTGAAGCGGATAGGGAGGTACCAATTATTCTTAGACGTCCTTTCCTAGCTATTGGGAAAGTTTTAATTGACATGCATAAAGGCGAATTGACTATGCGCGTAGATAATCAAgaggtgaagtttaatgtgCTCAACGCATTAAAGTTCCCAGATAATGAAGATTGTCAACTAAACAGTATTGAGTTGCCTGAAGAGGAGACCCATGTATGTGAGGTCCTCGCGTTGGAGAACCTGAAAGAATCAAATCCGCTAAGTCTGAGTGAGCAGCGGACAAaaccaacgcatccatcactTGAGGAACCACCAGAACTCGAGTTAAAACAGTTACCTAGTCACCTGAAATACGCATTCCTTGGAACCAACAACACCTTACCTATGATCATTTCCGCAAATCTTACAGAGCCTAACGACAATCTCTCTTGCAGATGTTGA